The proteins below come from a single Cylindrospermopsis raciborskii Cr2010 genomic window:
- a CDS encoding COP23 domain-containing protein, translating into MSSKFSTTCLVATLTLSSILGLGHGQLKAQSSDDAFFDPSDPSQYNGTRFACVAQGGNWATVGQRPGGRPIPIIVWTKKGAQSFGENYNPKSRCEIVTANLNQAVEDSAGNLYDVVLTWGEVGDKTVICALSLKDTGGCDGNNTLFALKPENAKDPNRVLETLTQISIRGSSAGVITETRGRSRATVNLGEVISKAAKRLPQQTPRTRKTPRPNTGGL; encoded by the coding sequence ATGAGTAGCAAATTCTCAACCACGTGTTTAGTAGCCACCCTAACCCTATCAAGCATTTTGGGTTTAGGACATGGTCAATTAAAAGCCCAATCATCTGATGACGCATTCTTTGATCCGAGCGATCCCAGTCAATACAATGGGACGAGATTTGCTTGCGTAGCTCAAGGTGGTAACTGGGCCACAGTTGGACAGCGCCCTGGTGGTAGACCAATTCCCATAATTGTGTGGACAAAAAAAGGAGCACAGTCCTTTGGCGAAAACTATAATCCCAAGAGCCGTTGTGAAATCGTCACAGCCAATCTCAACCAAGCCGTAGAAGATAGCGCTGGCAATCTTTACGACGTAGTTTTAACCTGGGGAGAAGTCGGTGACAAAACTGTTATTTGCGCACTTTCTTTAAAGGACACAGGAGGTTGTGATGGTAACAATACCCTGTTTGCCCTGAAACCCGAAAATGCCAAAGACCCTAATAGGGTTTTAGAAACCCTGACTCAAATTAGTATTAGAGGTTCCAGTGCAGGGGTTATTACTGAAACAAGAGGTCGTTCTCGTGCCACAGTAAACCTAGGTGAAGTTATCTCCAAAGCAGCCAAGCGCTTGCCTCAACAAACACCCAGAACCCGCAAAACTCCCAGACCCAATACAGGTGGTCTGTGA
- a CDS encoding COP23 domain-containing protein, with the protein MNSKFSAAFLVGTLALSGILGLGHGQLKAQSSDDSFFDPSDRSQYNGTKFTCVAQGSNWATVGQRPGGRPIPIIVWTKQGAQSFGENYNPKSRCEIVTANLNQAVEDSAGNLYDVVLTWGKLDDGKTVICALSLKDEGGCDGSNTLFALKPENAKDPNKVLETLTQISIKGSSAGVVSETKPRGRLSVNLGRVVSQAAKRLPQQTPRTRKTPRSTKGSV; encoded by the coding sequence ATGAACAGCAAATTCTCAGCCGCGTTTTTAGTAGGTACCCTAGCCCTATCAGGCATTTTGGGTTTAGGACATGGTCAATTAAAAGCCCAATCATCAGATGACTCATTCTTTGATCCGAGCGATCGCAGTCAATACAACGGAACTAAATTTACCTGTGTAGCCCAAGGTAGTAACTGGGCCACAGTTGGACAGCGCCCTGGTGGTAGACCAATTCCCATAATTGTGTGGACAAAACAAGGAGCACAGTCCTTTGGCGAAAATTATAATCCTAAGAGCCGTTGTGAAATCGTTACAGCCAATCTCAACCAAGCGGTAGAAGATAGCGCTGGCAATCTTTACGACGTAGTCCTAACCTGGGGTAAACTTGATGATGGCAAAACTGTGATTTGCGCACTTTCTTTAAAAGACGAAGGAGGTTGTGATGGTAGCAATACTCTGTTTGCTCTGAAACCTGAAAATGCCAAAGACCCTAATAAGGTTTTAGAAACCCTGACTCAAATTAGTATTAAAGGCTCTAGTGCAGGGGTTGTTAGTGAAACTAAACCAAGAGGTCGTTTAAGTGTAAACTTAGGTAGGGTTGTATCGCAAGCAGCCAAGCGATTGCCTCAACAAACACCCAGAACCCGCAAAACTCCCAGATCAACTAAAGGTTCTGTTTAA
- a CDS encoding DUF1565 domain-containing protein, giving the protein MNIISKSHLKSSVVMASICGSLSVTLPVGAQLPSVAPVIYVDPISGVNIVSTGNSVTNPYKTITFALEQAQPGTIIQLAPGSYTNESFPIKLKQGITLRGDESTKGKTVVISGGGDHNSRSFARQNVTILAEQDSTINGVTVTNRNDRGTGVWVESTNPVIKNSTFAQSLREGIFVTAGGDPTIENNQFTANNGNGISITKSSKGKISNNVFEKSGFGLSINDDSKPVLTKNQITNNRDGIVITDSAQPLLRSNVVKDNERDGIVITLNSSPDLGTRSNPGGNVIVNNGRYNIYNAATTGVAISALGNTIDDSGILGEVEIDGIQITGNRKPVSSNDPNLALLRKWQLTAVSCSSTPVIGIFIGDKQYCVSPHPDLTAKAYEYNPTTGTLRALRTGPRPTKPGNL; this is encoded by the coding sequence ATGAACATTATATCAAAATCACATCTAAAATCTTCCGTAGTTATGGCGTCCATCTGCGGATCTTTGTCAGTTACACTTCCCGTGGGCGCTCAATTGCCTTCAGTGGCGCCAGTTATCTATGTGGATCCCATTAGTGGTGTCAACATTGTCAGCACTGGCAACTCCGTCACCAATCCCTATAAAACCATCACCTTTGCCTTAGAGCAAGCCCAACCGGGAACCATAATTCAGTTAGCTCCCGGTAGTTACACTAATGAGTCCTTCCCCATCAAACTTAAACAAGGAATCACCTTGCGTGGTGATGAATCGACTAAAGGAAAGACCGTAGTTATTTCCGGTGGTGGTGACCACAACAGTCGTAGTTTTGCCAGACAAAATGTAACTATTCTGGCGGAACAAGACAGCACAATTAATGGTGTAACCGTGACCAACAGAAATGACCGAGGAACAGGTGTATGGGTAGAGTCCACTAACCCCGTTATTAAAAATAGCACATTTGCTCAGAGTTTGCGAGAGGGGATATTTGTCACAGCTGGTGGGGATCCTACCATTGAGAACAACCAATTTACAGCAAACAATGGCAATGGTATTTCCATAACCAAATCCAGCAAGGGGAAAATCAGCAATAATGTATTTGAGAAGAGTGGCTTTGGATTAAGCATTAATGACGATTCCAAACCAGTCTTGACCAAAAATCAGATCACCAATAATAGAGACGGAATAGTTATCACCGATTCAGCTCAACCCTTGTTACGCAGCAATGTGGTTAAGGATAACGAACGGGATGGCATAGTCATCACTCTTAATTCTTCCCCCGATCTAGGTACTCGTAGTAATCCAGGTGGCAATGTCATCGTCAACAATGGTCGTTACAACATTTATAACGCCGCCACAACTGGTGTTGCCATTTCCGCATTAGGCAATACTATCGATGACTCAGGGATTTTAGGTGAAGTAGAAATAGATGGAATCCAAATTACAGGGAACAGGAAACCAGTATCATCCAACGACCCGAATTTAGCCCTGTTAAGAAAATGGCAATTAACAGCTGTTTCCTGCAGCTCTACTCCAGTAATTGGCATCTTTATAGGTGATAAACAATATTGTGTCAGTCCCCACCCAGACTTAACCGCTAAGGCTTATGAGTACAATCCTACTACCGGCACACTCAGAGCTTTAAGAACTGGCCCGCGTCCCACCAAACCAGGTAACCTGTAG
- a CDS encoding COP23 domain-containing protein: MNGKFPSTVLVATLALSGILGLGHGQLKAQSSDDAFFDPSDPSQYNGTKFTCVAQGSDWSTVGQRPGGRPIPIIMWTKKGAQSFGENYNPKSRCEIVTANLNQAVEDSAGKLYDVVLTWGKLDDGKTVICALSLKDEGGCDGNNTLFALKPENAKDPNKVLETLTQISIKGSSAGTVRETTSRLSVNLGKVVSQAAKRLPQETPKTRTTPVNRPTKGTL, translated from the coding sequence ATGAACGGCAAATTCCCGTCCACAGTTTTAGTAGCAACCCTAGCCCTATCAGGCATTTTGGGTTTAGGACATGGTCAATTAAAAGCCCAATCATCAGATGACGCATTTTTTGATCCGAGCGATCCCAGTCAATACAACGGAACTAAATTTACCTGTGTAGCCCAAGGTAGCGACTGGTCCACCGTTGGACAGCGCCCTGGTGGTAGACCAATTCCCATAATTATGTGGACAAAAAAAGGAGCACAGTCCTTTGGCGAAAATTATAATCCCAAGAGCCGTTGTGAAATCGTCACAGCCAACCTCAACCAAGCGGTAGAAGACAGTGCTGGCAAGCTTTACGACGTAGTCCTAACCTGGGGTAAACTTGACGATGGCAAGACTGTTATTTGCGCACTTTCTTTAAAGGATGAAGGAGGTTGTGATGGTAACAATACCCTGTTCGCTCTGAAACCTGAAAATGCCAAAGACCCTAATAAGGTTTTAGAAACCCTGACTCAAATTAGCATTAAAGGTTCTAGTGCAGGGACTGTTCGTGAAACAACAAGTCGTTTAAGTGTAAACCTGGGTAAAGTTGTCTCACAAGCAGCCAAGCGATTGCCCCAAGAAACACCCAAAACTCGCACAACTCCCGTAAATAGACCCACTAAAGGTACTCTGTGA
- a CDS encoding DnaJ C-terminal domain-containing protein has product MAGTDFKDYYSILGISKTASPEEIKQAFRKLARKYHPDLNPGNKQAEARFKEINEAYEVLSDPDKRKKYDQYGQYWKQVGEGGFPGGAGVDMSGFDFGQYGSFNDFLNDLFGGVGPRSSTSSRSGGRPGGFGGFGDFGFPNMGAQDSEFVITLSFAEAFTGVQKRFSLGNETIEVRIPAGAKTGTRLRVRGKGAVNPKTGQRGDLYLKTELSPHSFFQLEGDQLICEVPIAPDEAALGATIQVPTPDGHASVKLPAGVRSGQSLRLRGKGWPLPKGGRGDQLVKVAVVPPKDLTPQEREYYEKLRAIRSYDPRAHLQQIKF; this is encoded by the coding sequence ATGGCTGGAACGGATTTTAAAGACTATTATTCAATTTTAGGAATCAGTAAAACTGCCAGTCCAGAAGAAATTAAACAAGCTTTTCGCAAACTAGCTCGTAAATACCACCCCGACCTTAATCCTGGAAACAAACAAGCTGAAGCAAGATTCAAAGAGATTAATGAAGCCTATGAAGTTCTCTCGGATCCAGATAAACGGAAAAAATATGACCAATATGGTCAATATTGGAAACAAGTGGGAGAAGGTGGTTTTCCTGGTGGTGCGGGAGTAGATATGAGTGGTTTTGACTTTGGTCAATACGGTAGTTTTAATGATTTCCTCAATGATTTATTTGGTGGGGTAGGACCTCGCAGTTCAACTTCTTCTCGCTCCGGTGGTAGACCGGGTGGTTTTGGTGGTTTTGGAGACTTTGGGTTTCCGAATATGGGTGCCCAAGATAGTGAATTTGTCATTACCCTAAGCTTCGCAGAGGCATTTACAGGAGTGCAAAAACGATTCAGTTTAGGAAATGAAACCATTGAAGTGCGTATTCCCGCAGGAGCAAAAACTGGCACTCGTTTACGGGTGAGAGGTAAAGGTGCAGTTAACCCTAAGACTGGACAAAGGGGAGATTTATATTTAAAAACAGAACTATCACCCCATTCATTTTTTCAACTTGAAGGTGACCAACTAATTTGCGAAGTGCCAATCGCACCAGATGAAGCAGCTTTAGGTGCGACTATCCAGGTTCCCACACCTGATGGTCATGCAAGCGTAAAATTACCCGCAGGAGTGCGTTCTGGTCAGTCCCTGCGCTTACGCGGCAAGGGATGGCCCTTACCCAAGGGCGGTCGTGGTGACCAGTTGGTAAAAGTTGCCGTTGTACCCCCTAAAGACCTGACTCCCCAAGAGCGGGAATATTACGAGAAACTGCGTGCTATCCGTAGTTATGATCCTCGTGCTCATTTACAGCAAATTAAATTCTGA
- a CDS encoding glucose-1-phosphate adenylyltransferase, which yields MKRVLAIILGGGAGTRLYPLTKLRAKPAVPVAGKYRLIDIPVSNCINSEIFKIYVLTQFNSASLNRHIARAYNFSGFSDGFVEVLAAQQTPENPNWFQGTADAVRQYIWMLQEWDVDEFLILSGDHLYRMDYRLFVQRHRETNADITLSVIPIDGRRASDFGLMKIDSAGRVIDFSEKPKGEALAKMQVDTTVLGLTSEEARSQPYIASMGIYVFKKDVLIKLLRESLEKTDFGKEIIPDAAKDHNVQAYLFDGYWEDIGTIEAFYNANLALTQQPVPPFSFYDEEAPIYTRARYLPPSKLLDCDIKESMIGEGCILKNCRIQHSVLGVRSRVESGSIVEESLIMGSDFYQPSVERVCNLDKGDIPLGIGTDTIIRRAIIDKNARIGHNVRIINKDNVQEAEREKQGFYIRSGIVVVLKNAVIPDGTII from the coding sequence GTGAAAAGAGTTTTAGCAATCATTCTAGGTGGGGGAGCGGGTACAAGACTGTACCCCCTGACTAAGCTCAGGGCTAAACCAGCAGTACCTGTGGCTGGTAAATACCGGTTAATAGATATCCCCGTTAGTAACTGTATAAATTCAGAGATTTTTAAAATTTATGTTCTTACACAGTTTAACTCAGCGTCCCTAAATCGTCATATTGCTCGTGCTTACAATTTTAGTGGCTTCAGCGATGGTTTTGTAGAGGTACTAGCAGCACAACAAACTCCGGAAAACCCCAATTGGTTCCAGGGAACCGCTGATGCTGTGCGTCAGTACATTTGGATGTTACAGGAGTGGGATGTAGATGAATTTCTAATTCTTTCTGGCGATCATCTATATCGGATGGATTACCGTTTATTTGTTCAGCGCCATCGGGAAACCAATGCTGATATTACCCTTTCGGTAATTCCCATAGATGGTCGTCGGGCCTCGGATTTTGGTTTAATGAAAATTGACAGTGCTGGTCGGGTAATTGACTTTAGTGAGAAACCCAAAGGTGAAGCACTGGCAAAAATGCAGGTAGATACCACTGTTTTGGGTCTAACCAGCGAAGAAGCCCGATCACAGCCCTATATTGCATCCATGGGCATTTATGTTTTTAAAAAAGACGTTCTCATTAAACTTTTGAGGGAGTCCTTAGAAAAAACCGATTTTGGCAAAGAAATTATCCCCGACGCTGCCAAAGATCACAATGTTCAAGCATATCTATTTGATGGTTACTGGGAAGACATAGGTACCATTGAAGCCTTCTACAATGCTAACCTCGCCCTCACCCAACAACCAGTCCCTCCCTTTAGCTTCTATGATGAGGAAGCACCCATTTATACCCGCGCCCGCTACCTACCACCTTCCAAATTATTGGACTGTGATATCAAAGAATCCATGATTGGTGAAGGCTGTATTTTGAAAAACTGCCGCATTCAGCATTCAGTATTGGGAGTGCGATCGCGTGTAGAGTCAGGTTCCATAGTTGAGGAATCTTTAATTATGGGTTCAGACTTTTATCAGCCTTCCGTGGAACGAGTGTGTAACCTAGACAAAGGAGACATTCCTTTAGGTATTGGTACGGATACAATTATTCGCCGAGCGATCATTGACAAGAATGCCCGAATTGGTCATAATGTCAGGATAATCAACAAAGACAACGTTCAGGAAGCGGAGCGAGAAAAACAAGGTTTCTACATCCGTAGCGGTATAGTTGTGGTTTTAAAAAATGCTGTTATTCCCGATGGAACTATCATCTAG
- a CDS encoding glycoside hydrolase family 13 protein translates to MQIHTPDWVKHAIFYQIFPDRFAKGNQFKPSLLSNPQWEDWDASPTLQGYKGGDLWGVLEKLDHIENLGVNAIYFTPIFQSGSNHRYHTHDYYQVDPLLGGNGAFRELLNEAHKRNIKIVLDGVFNHASRGIFFFHDILENGPNSPWVDWFKIQDWPLAPYTNDAPANYESWADIRSLPVFNHDHPDVREYIMQIAEYWIKFGIDGWRLDVPDEIKTPGFWQEFRERVKAINPDAYIVGEVWGDSRQWLDGTQFDGVMNYLFTGPTIAFTVGNRIELEMIEGRAYEAFPPLSAAEYAEKMRELLNLYPWEIQLTQLNLLASHDTARLISIAGGDITSVELATLLLLTFPGSPSIYYGDEVGLPGGLDPDCRRGFPIIDKWNLEILKTHKQLISLRHQYAALRIGDYQVIYADTTLYVFVRSWEDQELMIAINIGEDGVRASLDSYKPAKLLYGNGEVLWSGEKIEINIPARSGAIFG, encoded by the coding sequence ATGCAGATTCACACACCAGACTGGGTCAAGCACGCCATTTTCTATCAGATCTTCCCTGACAGATTTGCTAAGGGTAATCAATTTAAACCTAGCTTATTAAGTAATCCTCAATGGGAAGATTGGGATGCTTCCCCCACTTTACAAGGTTATAAGGGTGGAGACTTGTGGGGTGTTTTAGAAAAATTAGACCATATAGAAAACTTGGGAGTTAATGCTATTTACTTTACTCCTATTTTTCAGTCTGGGAGCAATCATCGTTATCATACCCACGACTACTATCAAGTGGATCCGTTATTAGGGGGAAATGGAGCTTTTAGAGAGTTGTTAAATGAGGCGCACAAACGCAATATAAAGATTGTGTTAGATGGGGTTTTTAATCATGCAAGTCGAGGGATTTTCTTCTTCCATGATATATTAGAAAATGGTCCAAATTCTCCCTGGGTAGACTGGTTTAAAATTCAGGACTGGCCACTTGCACCCTATACCAACGACGCACCAGCAAATTATGAAAGTTGGGCAGATATTCGTTCTTTACCAGTATTTAATCATGATCATCCAGATGTGCGGGAATATATTATGCAAATTGCCGAATATTGGATAAAATTTGGCATTGATGGATGGCGTTTAGATGTACCTGATGAAATTAAAACTCCTGGTTTTTGGCAGGAATTTCGAGAACGGGTGAAAGCAATTAATCCGGATGCTTATATTGTGGGAGAGGTGTGGGGTGATTCTCGTCAGTGGTTAGATGGCACCCAATTTGATGGAGTTATGAATTACTTATTTACAGGTCCTACTATTGCTTTTACTGTAGGAAATCGGATAGAATTGGAAATGATAGAAGGACGTGCTTATGAAGCTTTTCCACCTTTATCTGCAGCTGAGTATGCTGAGAAAATGCGGGAGTTATTAAACCTGTACCCGTGGGAAATTCAACTAACCCAACTAAATTTACTGGCAAGTCATGATACAGCCAGATTAATTTCTATTGCTGGTGGTGATATTACATCGGTTGAATTGGCAACCCTATTACTATTGACATTTCCTGGATCGCCCAGTATATATTATGGAGACGAAGTTGGCTTACCTGGTGGGTTGGACCCCGATTGTCGTCGAGGGTTTCCTATAATTGATAAATGGAACTTAGAAATCCTGAAAACTCATAAACAGTTAATTTCTTTGCGTCATCAATATGCTGCTTTAAGGATAGGAGATTATCAAGTTATTTATGCGGATACCACATTATATGTGTTTGTCAGGAGTTGGGAAGATCAGGAGTTAATGATTGCCATTAATATAGGAGAGGATGGAGTTAGAGCTAGTCTGGATAGCTATAAACCAGCCAAGTTGTTGTATGGTAATGGAGAAGTATTATGGAGTGGAGAGAAGATTGAGATCAATATTCCTGCACGCAGCGGGGCGATTTTTGGTTAG